One part of the Prunus persica cultivar Lovell chromosome G5, Prunus_persica_NCBIv2, whole genome shotgun sequence genome encodes these proteins:
- the LOC18777279 gene encoding protein REVEILLE 7, with protein MAVEDYSEATGSNASVAAADCSLKGDAQSKPVIELKELSSFGNDHTPKIRKPYTITKQREKWTEEEHHKFLEALKLYGRGWRQIEEHVGTKTAVQIRSHAQKFFSKVSKESSGPSEGSITPIEIPPPRPKRKPVHPYPRKSVDSLIGSPERSPSPHFSVSGKGQESPTSVLSALGSDVLGSAALDQPSRSATPTSCTTDMRSTILSHVEKENDYMTSNSSTEEVKESVPSVQLSADSTPEKFACMKHGSGSNHIVSTEGDAGSPRASSSIKLFGRTVLVSDSERQSPPGSVTKDSKAKQENCQRENDKLAQTLRLDELDTRLSLGGIGEHQKQSPNSQKVNPDAPPPWWFMHNGLIPFFQVRSCNQNSVQIHANSCADETMKEMETSLSHDGSVSAVEILAEKHLEAADALREETRSLPCSSRKGFAPYKRCLADRNMNSSGEMRDRQRARVCS; from the exons ATGGCTGTTGAG GATTACAGTGAAGCCACAGGGTCAAACGCCTCTGTTGCAGCTGCTGATTGCAGTCTAAAAGGCGATGCACAATCTAAACCAGTGATTGAACTCAAGGAGTTATCTTCCTTTGGCAATGACCATACGCCTAAG ATCAGGAAACCTTACAcaattacaaaacaaagagaaaaatggaCAGAGGAAGAGCATCACAAGTTCCTTGAAGCCTTGAAATTGTATGGCCGAGGTTGGCGTCAAATAGAAG AACATGTAGGCACCAAAACTGCAGTTCAGATTCGAAGTCATGCTCAAAAGTTCTTCTCTAAG GTATCTAAGGAGTCGAGCGGACCTAGCGAAGGCTCCATCACACCAATTGAGATACCACCTCCACGGCCTAAGCGGAAGCCTGTGCATCCTTATCCACGTAAATCAGTCGATTCTCTCATCGGATCACCAGAAAGGTCACCGTCCCCGCATTTTTCAGTTTCTGGGAAAGGCCAAGAATCGCCTACTTCAGTATTATCTGCACTTGGTTCAGATGTACTGGGGTCTGCAGCTTTGGACCAGCCTAGCAGATCTGCAACCCCAACTTCATGTACCACTGACATGCGCTCAACCATCTTATCCCATGTTGAAAAAGAGAATGATTACATGACATCCAACTCATCCACTGAAGAAGTGAAAGAGTCCGTGCCATCAGTTCAATTATCTGCTGACTCGACTCCGGAAAAATTTGCGTGCATG AAACATGGATCAGGTTCCAATCACATTGTGAGTACAGAAGGAGATGCTGGCAGTCCAAGAGCTTCCTCAAGTATTAAGCTGTTTGGAAGGACAGTTTTGGTATCAGACTCGGAGAGACAATCTCCACCTGGTAGTGTTACCAAGGATTCAAAGGCTAAACAAGAGAATTGTCAGAGGGAAAATGATAAGCTTGCTCAAACATTAAGATTGGATGAGTTAGACACGCGTTTGTCACTCGGTGGAATTGGGGAACACCAAAAACAGAGCCCTAATTCTCAGAAAGTTAACCCTGATGCTCCTCCGCCATGGTGGTTTATGCATAATGGTTTAATACCATTTTTTCAAGTCAGATCATGTAACCAAAACTCAGTTCAAATACACGCCAATTCATGTGCGGATGAAACAATGAAAGAGATGGAAACGTCTTTATCACACGATGGTTCAGTTAGTGCAGTGGAAATTTTAGCAGAGAAGCATTTAGAGGCTGCTGATGCGTTACGCGAAGAGACTCGATCTCTCCCTTGCAGTTCAAGAAAGGGGTTTGCACCATACAAAAGATGCTTAGCAGATAGAAATATGAACTCATCAGGAGAGATGAGGGACAGACAGCGGGCTCGTGTCTGCTCATAG